A window of Metabacillus sp. B2-18 contains these coding sequences:
- a CDS encoding HD-GYP domain-containing protein → MRLVRLERCSSGIKLGKSIYSENGKILLTKGTELTDSFINRLKNLNINTVYIEDTASEGIDIIESIPVELLNEATNVITDGLNTIADINITKPTVKGMMETEKTVRNFQRIFKDILTILTENPTVLNLLATTKIHESHVYTHSLNVTIYSCQLAIKNGLQTKEIEEIGLGALLHDLGKIFVKPEVLNKPGRLTKEEFEQMKSHSQLGFDILRKVHEVPFVVAHCALQHHERLDGAGYPRGLKGNEIHPYAKILSVADVFDAVTSHRVYRPAMLPHQGMELLYSGSGTQFDTDQLKLFKNCIAIYPQGLTVKLNDGRTGIVTKYNFHSVGRPEIRIIRDEEDQEVAPYEIDLSSSGNLTLEIVEADALL, encoded by the coding sequence ATGCGTTTAGTTAGATTAGAGCGATGCTCATCAGGAATAAAGCTAGGGAAATCTATTTATAGTGAAAACGGCAAAATTCTACTAACAAAGGGAACGGAACTTACTGATAGCTTTATTAACAGACTTAAAAATCTTAATATTAATACAGTTTACATAGAAGATACAGCATCAGAAGGTATCGATATTATAGAATCTATACCAGTTGAACTATTAAATGAAGCAACGAATGTCATTACTGATGGATTAAATACAATTGCAGATATAAATATTACAAAACCCACTGTTAAGGGTATGATGGAAACAGAAAAAACTGTTAGAAATTTTCAACGAATATTCAAGGATATTTTGACGATCTTAACTGAAAACCCAACAGTGCTAAATCTGCTTGCTACCACAAAAATACATGAAAGTCATGTGTATACCCATAGCTTGAACGTAACAATTTATTCGTGTCAGCTTGCAATTAAAAACGGTCTTCAAACAAAAGAAATCGAAGAAATTGGTCTAGGAGCATTACTACATGATCTTGGAAAAATCTTTGTAAAACCTGAAGTGCTAAACAAACCTGGTCGATTAACAAAAGAAGAGTTTGAACAAATGAAATCACATTCACAACTAGGTTTTGATATTCTAAGAAAAGTACATGAAGTACCATTTGTTGTTGCGCATTGTGCTCTTCAACATCATGAAAGACTTGATGGAGCGGGTTATCCAAGGGGACTGAAAGGAAACGAAATTCATCCCTATGCAAAAATTTTAAGTGTGGCTGATGTGTTCGACGCGGTAACAAGTCACAGAGTCTATCGCCCAGCTATGCTTCCTCACCAGGGAATGGAGCTTTTGTATTCGGGAAGTGGCACGCAGTTTGATACAGATCAATTGAAGTTATTTAAAAACTGCATTGCGATCTATCCACAAGGACTAACTGTTAAATTAAATGACGGAAGAACAGGAATTGTCACTAAATACAATTTCCATTCAGTAGGACGTCCGGAAATACGGATCATTCGTGACGAAGAAGACCAGGAAGTAGCACCATATGAAATTGACTTATCATCTTCAGGAAACCTTACGCTAGAAATCGTAGAAGCTGATGCGTTGTTATAA
- a CDS encoding gamma-glutamylcyclotransferase: protein MKNTYKVFVYGTLREHESNHHFLNGAVCLAKQCWTHGILFDTGLGYPAMITDKVKVIYGELYEINEMILKKLDWLEGFEAEGVDNEYERITQTIFTDHHSEQAIVYSYLHKKVENLPIINCGDWKRHLHTNTSKLLYFAYGSCMDNERFKLGKVDHLFKNIVGCGHATNFSLAYTVHFQDGSRADMIEADDIVEGKVYEINQEALHYLYEREGVMANIYRPAFINVEINGVLHKNVLTFLVVNKKEEAAPPEHYSNEILRGAKGFVSSGYYRKLENKLLTLKQE, encoded by the coding sequence ATGAAAAATACATATAAGGTTTTTGTGTATGGTACACTCCGTGAACATGAATCCAATCATCATTTTCTAAATGGAGCAGTGTGTCTTGCAAAGCAATGCTGGACACATGGGATTCTTTTCGATACAGGTTTAGGTTATCCAGCGATGATTACAGATAAAGTAAAAGTAATATACGGGGAGTTATATGAAATAAATGAAATGATATTAAAAAAGCTAGATTGGTTAGAGGGCTTCGAAGCAGAAGGTGTCGATAACGAATACGAACGAATAACCCAAACCATTTTTACTGATCATCACTCAGAACAAGCCATTGTATATAGTTACTTACATAAGAAAGTAGAAAATCTGCCTATAATTAATTGTGGTGACTGGAAACGTCACTTACATACAAATACATCTAAATTACTATATTTTGCTTATGGTTCATGTATGGATAATGAAAGATTCAAGCTGGGAAAAGTAGATCACTTGTTTAAAAACATCGTCGGCTGTGGTCATGCCACAAATTTTTCTTTAGCCTATACCGTTCATTTTCAAGATGGAAGCCGCGCGGATATGATTGAAGCAGATGATATTGTTGAAGGAAAAGTATATGAAATTAATCAAGAAGCCTTACATTATTTGTATGAACGAGAAGGTGTTATGGCTAACATTTACCGCCCTGCATTTATTAATGTAGAGATAAATGGTGTATTACATAAAAATGTCCTTACATTTCTTGTTGTGAATAAGAAGGAAGAAGCTGCACCACCTGAACATTATTCAAATGAAATACTACGAGGTGCTAAGGGATTTGTGAGTAGTGGCTATTATCGTAAGTTGGAAAATAAACTATTGACTTTAAAGCAGGAATAA
- a CDS encoding manganese catalase family protein codes for MFYHVKELQYNAKPSQPDPVYAKKLQEILGGQYGEMSVMMQYLFQGWNCRAEGKYRDMILDIATEEIAHVEMIATMIAQLLDGAPVQDQEQGAKDPAVEAVLGGMNPQHAIVNGLGAQPNDSVGFPWTARYTIASGNLLADFRANLNAESQGRLQVCRLYEMTTDPGVRDMLSFLIARDTMHQNQWMAAIEEIEQTQGAIVPSNFNQEYEKQEVSYSFMNFSEGEDSSTGNWAHGPTLDGQANFEYIQHPEPMGQKPQLQPGPAYMHGTNPKDMRIQQGMGKLEPTQSANNNFFSKSQQPQNQNF; via the coding sequence ATGTTTTATCATGTAAAGGAATTACAATATAACGCAAAGCCAAGTCAACCAGACCCAGTATATGCAAAAAAATTACAAGAAATCCTTGGTGGACAATATGGGGAAATGTCAGTTATGATGCAGTACCTTTTCCAAGGCTGGAACTGTCGTGCTGAAGGAAAATATCGTGATATGATTTTGGATATTGCAACAGAAGAAATTGCCCATGTAGAAATGATCGCAACAATGATAGCCCAGCTACTTGACGGTGCACCAGTACAAGATCAGGAACAGGGGGCAAAAGATCCTGCAGTTGAAGCTGTCCTGGGTGGAATGAATCCTCAACACGCTATCGTAAATGGGCTTGGGGCACAACCAAATGACAGTGTAGGCTTCCCTTGGACAGCTCGTTACACAATTGCAAGTGGTAACTTATTAGCAGACTTTCGTGCAAATTTAAATGCAGAATCACAAGGTAGACTTCAGGTTTGTCGTTTATATGAAATGACAACAGACCCTGGGGTAAGAGATATGCTGTCGTTTTTAATTGCACGTGATACGATGCACCAAAACCAGTGGATGGCAGCCATTGAAGAAATTGAACAAACACAAGGTGCAATTGTACCAAGTAACTTTAACCAAGAGTATGAGAAACAAGAGGTATCATACTCATTTATGAACTTCTCTGAAGGAGAAGACAGCAGCACTGGTAACTGGGCACATGGACCAACATTAGATGGACAAGCGAATTTCGAATATATCCAACACCCAGAGCCAATGGGACAAAAGCCACAATTACAACCAGGACCTGCTTATATGCATGGAACAAATCCTAAAGACATGCGTATTCAGCAAGGAATGGGAAAATTAGAACCAACTCAGTCAGCAAATAACAATTTCTTTTCAAAATCACAGCAACCACAAAACCAAAACTTCTAA
- a CDS encoding sensor histidine kinase, whose protein sequence is MLNEFLLNLLFILVGIFLQHLWSEKTGHHQNKVVIGIASAITITLCIPFPLESSFVEDLKLIPYIIGGLYGGIVTSTILFIVIVVVFTFFYGVTDTYISFLIMYGVLGLVCGFMSPTFLISNISKKLETMVYVTIVFTIFLFVFTNREEIITIHTIMMLFSPTVAIFVVGYIFESIRETISLRQKIIKTEKSEVVSQLAASVSHEVRNPLTVTRGFLQLVLESDTIEKEKRDEYIKLAIDELDTASNIINDYLTFAKPAPAYWELLDIGIHLKHIEDIISSYANMNSVVIESDLVTCVIQGNKQQFQQCFLNITKNCIEAMPEGGTLNIYTSILNKHVLIEISDTGIGMSQEQINRIGEPYFSTKEKGTGLGMMVVFSIIKGMKGSISIESRQGVGTKFTIKFPIAVPR, encoded by the coding sequence ATGTTAAATGAATTTTTATTGAATTTACTTTTTATTTTGGTCGGAATCTTCCTTCAGCATCTTTGGTCAGAAAAAACAGGTCATCACCAAAATAAAGTTGTCATTGGTATTGCTTCTGCCATAACAATTACCCTTTGTATTCCTTTCCCCCTAGAAAGCTCATTTGTTGAGGATTTAAAGCTTATTCCTTATATAATTGGAGGGCTTTATGGCGGAATTGTTACTTCGACCATTTTATTTATTGTCATTGTTGTCGTATTTACCTTCTTTTATGGGGTAACTGACACATACATTTCCTTTTTAATTATGTATGGGGTATTAGGGTTAGTGTGCGGTTTCATGTCTCCCACTTTCTTAATTTCAAACATTTCAAAGAAACTTGAGACAATGGTTTATGTTACGATCGTTTTTACCATTTTCTTATTTGTGTTCACAAATAGAGAAGAAATAATCACAATTCATACAATTATGATGTTATTCTCACCAACAGTCGCCATATTTGTTGTTGGTTATATATTTGAAAGCATTCGAGAAACAATCTCTCTAAGGCAAAAAATTATTAAAACTGAAAAATCAGAAGTAGTTAGTCAACTTGCTGCTAGTGTTTCTCATGAAGTACGTAATCCCTTGACTGTTACAAGAGGATTTTTACAACTCGTGTTAGAAAGTGACACCATTGAAAAAGAGAAAAGAGATGAATATATTAAGCTCGCGATTGATGAGCTTGATACTGCTTCAAACATTATTAATGATTATTTAACATTTGCAAAACCTGCTCCTGCATATTGGGAGTTGCTTGATATAGGCATTCATCTTAAACATATTGAAGACATTATCTCCTCTTATGCGAATATGAACTCTGTCGTAATTGAATCAGATCTTGTAACATGTGTTATACAGGGTAACAAGCAACAATTTCAACAATGTTTTTTAAACATCACGAAAAACTGTATAGAAGCTATGCCAGAGGGTGGGACTTTAAATATCTATACGTCGATTTTAAATAAACACGTTTTAATTGAAATATCTGATACAGGAATTGGCATGTCACAGGAGCAAATCAATCGGATTGGGGAGCCCTATTTTTCTACAAAGGAAAAAGGAACAGGACTTGGAATGATGGTGGTGTTTAGTATTATAAAGGGGATGAAAGGAAGCATTTCAATTGAAAGCAGGCAAGGAGTTGGAACAAAGTTTACAATAAAATTTCCGATTGCTGTTCCTAGATAG
- a CDS encoding SPL family radical SAM protein, with product MKPSINYKIPKKILTSTSGFLYGYTHSLNPYSGCAFACSYCYVRQSPVGLFRKQEWGTWVDVKQESHDKLSREIKNLRKRDKPVTIFMASSTDPYQPVEYKEQITRALLEAMAETPPDFLFVQTRSPLVTRDIDLFHKLKEKLRISITVETDDDDVRKRFTPQAPPIQARLKAISQLKEANLPIQVAVAPVLPFSNEFPKILSNLVSRIVVDDYSGDGSQGKRSERLNVRELYKTEELDTWYGKNTYQVAVEKLKQSLSSDQILISQEGFMPN from the coding sequence ATGAAACCTTCCATAAATTATAAAATACCTAAAAAAATATTAACATCTACAAGTGGATTTTTATATGGCTATACACATTCATTAAACCCTTATTCTGGTTGTGCCTTTGCATGCTCATATTGTTATGTAAGACAAAGTCCTGTTGGGTTGTTTAGAAAACAAGAATGGGGAACATGGGTTGATGTAAAACAAGAATCTCATGATAAACTCTCTCGTGAAATCAAAAACTTAAGAAAAAGAGACAAACCTGTAACAATATTCATGGCTTCAAGTACTGATCCCTATCAGCCTGTTGAATATAAAGAACAAATTACGAGGGCTTTACTTGAGGCAATGGCTGAAACTCCACCAGATTTTTTATTTGTTCAAACAAGAAGTCCTTTAGTAACTAGAGATATAGATTTGTTTCACAAGCTGAAGGAGAAGCTAAGGATTAGTATAACAGTGGAAACAGACGATGATGATGTTCGCAAACGATTCACTCCGCAAGCACCACCAATACAAGCAAGATTAAAAGCTATTTCTCAGCTTAAAGAGGCTAATTTACCTATTCAAGTAGCAGTTGCACCTGTACTGCCATTTTCAAATGAATTTCCAAAAATTCTCTCAAACTTAGTAAGTCGAATTGTTGTTGATGATTACTCAGGTGATGGAAGCCAAGGCAAAAGAAGTGAGAGATTGAATGTAAGGGAATTGTACAAAACAGAAGAATTAGATACATGGTATGGAAAAAACACCTATCAAGTTGCAGTAGAAAAGTTAAAACAATCACTTTCTTCAGATCAAATATTAATTAGCCAAGAAGGTTTCATGCCTAATTAA
- a CDS encoding DUF3231 family protein: MESHHVRLTASEIGGLWTNYVSDSMFICVYKYFLAHVEDKEIKSVLEHALDLAQQHVSVVTKIFTEEKHAIPEGFTEKDVDIKAPKLFTDEFFLFYTKQMAKGALVTYSALLPHTFRNDIREHFMSCISSTMELFNDTTNIMLSKGLQVRTPYIPYLKEVDMVEKQRFLAGWIGEQRPLTAMEITNFYANLQTNFLGGTLVTAFGQVARTEDVRSYMREGKKLAKKHTEIMSKYLKHDDLPAPTPWDAYVLVTKEPPFSDKLMMFQVSMMSAAGMGNYGTAIAASPRRDIAAEYSKLLGEVGLFAENGASMLIKHKWMERPPHAVDRNELMK; encoded by the coding sequence ATGGAGTCACATCATGTTCGTTTAACAGCTTCTGAGATTGGTGGGCTTTGGACTAATTATGTATCAGATAGCATGTTTATCTGTGTGTATAAATATTTTTTAGCACATGTTGAAGACAAGGAAATTAAATCTGTTTTAGAGCATGCTTTAGATTTGGCTCAACAACATGTTTCAGTCGTGACAAAGATTTTTACAGAAGAGAAACATGCTATTCCTGAAGGATTTACTGAAAAAGATGTTGATATAAAAGCACCAAAATTGTTTACAGATGAATTTTTCCTTTTTTATACAAAACAAATGGCAAAGGGAGCTCTTGTTACTTATAGTGCCTTACTTCCACATACTTTTCGAAATGATATAAGAGAACACTTTATGTCATGCATCTCCTCGACAATGGAATTATTCAATGATACAACAAACATTATGTTGTCTAAAGGGCTGCAAGTGAGAACACCTTACATACCTTACTTAAAGGAAGTAGACATGGTTGAAAAGCAACGCTTTTTAGCAGGTTGGATTGGTGAGCAAAGACCTTTAACAGCGATGGAGATTACAAATTTTTATGCAAATTTACAAACAAACTTCCTTGGAGGAACTTTAGTTACAGCATTTGGACAGGTTGCTCGAACTGAAGATGTTCGAAGCTATATGAGAGAAGGAAAAAAATTAGCAAAAAAACATACAGAAATTATGAGTAAATATTTAAAACATGATGATCTTCCTGCTCCAACTCCATGGGATGCTTATGTGCTAGTGACAAAAGAACCTCCTTTTTCAGATAAATTGATGATGTTTCAAGTATCTATGATGTCTGCTGCGGGGATGGGGAATTATGGAACAGCTATAGCTGCGAGTCCGAGACGAGATATTGCTGCAGAATATTCAAAGTTACTAGGAGAAGTTGGTTTATTTGCTGAAAATGGGGCAAGCATGCTCATTAAACATAAGTGGATGGAGCGTCCACCACATGCAGTTGATCGGAATGAATTGATGAAATAG
- a CDS encoding YozQ family protein codes for MAVNKANENTKDLAGKIYDVKDYQATDTLSAGIATTHEQASDAYMEGEIHPVIDDVNGKDVEVKKEGYEKESR; via the coding sequence ATGGCGGTTAATAAAGCAAACGAAAACACTAAAGATCTTGCAGGAAAGATTTATGATGTGAAAGACTATCAAGCAACTGATACTTTATCTGCTGGAATAGCGACAACACATGAACAAGCATCTGATGCATATATGGAAGGTGAGATACACCCTGTTATTGATGATGTAAATGGTAAAGATGTTGAAGTGAAAAAAGAAGGTTACGAAAAAGAATCACGATAA
- a CDS encoding spore coat protein encodes MPNNIEGRGLTDREMVQLCLELEKGRCRSLGSTMLETTHKELRDIYTQCFDNASKNHYKLYQLMDEKGWYKTELATVDQIKNVQEYMQNNLHPDDQFQS; translated from the coding sequence ATGCCTAACAATATAGAAGGACGAGGATTAACAGATCGTGAAATGGTACAACTTTGTTTGGAGCTAGAAAAAGGAAGATGTCGAAGCTTAGGCAGCACGATGTTGGAAACCACTCATAAGGAACTTCGGGACATCTATACTCAGTGCTTTGATAATGCTTCAAAAAATCATTATAAATTATATCAGTTAATGGATGAAAAAGGGTGGTATAAAACAGAACTTGCTACTGTAGATCAAATTAAGAATGTTCAGGAATATATGCAAAATAATTTACATCCTGATGATCAGTTTCAATCATAG
- a CDS encoding DUF2512 family protein yields MNHLKALAIKFIVSFLLLFVVLGLLFQYSFSVILGLTLILGLVSYILGDLMLLPRTSNFTATISDFAIAMLLTWFYLATITTYATNVFIASLITAIGVALFESVFHRYMRKNVLHEKESHVNIGNLRYTTEVSEEISPDYHKIKED; encoded by the coding sequence GTGAACCATTTAAAAGCTCTGGCGATAAAATTTATTGTTTCTTTTCTTTTACTTTTTGTTGTACTTGGTCTGCTATTTCAATATTCTTTTTCAGTTATATTAGGGCTTACTCTAATTTTAGGCTTAGTTTCTTATATACTTGGAGATTTAATGCTTTTACCAAGAACTTCAAACTTTACTGCAACAATTTCTGATTTTGCCATTGCAATGTTACTTACATGGTTTTACCTAGCGACGATCACAACCTATGCCACGAATGTATTTATCGCATCACTTATCACAGCAATTGGTGTTGCGTTATTTGAGAGCGTCTTCCATCGATATATGAGAAAAAACGTTTTACACGAAAAAGAAAGCCATGTGAATATAGGAAATTTACGTTACACTACTGAAGTATCGGAAGAAATTTCTCCAGATTATCATAAAATAAAGGAAGATTAA
- a CDS encoding spore germination protein has product MPCFIKNLKIDSVSGGVINFGDSYSISPKSIDKAITGSGGGGVGDYQLVMNGQSITNGVDPEVLDQNLLGNN; this is encoded by the coding sequence ATGCCGTGTTTTATTAAAAATTTAAAAATTGATAGTGTTAGTGGTGGAGTGATTAATTTTGGTGATTCATATAGCATTTCTCCCAAAAGCATCGACAAAGCCATAACAGGATCAGGTGGTGGGGGAGTTGGGGACTATCAATTAGTTATGAATGGTCAGAGCATAACAAATGGTGTTGATCCTGAAGTTTTAGATCAAAATTTACTTGGTAATAATTAA
- a CDS encoding YjcZ family sporulation protein: MGYGCNYGCGYGYAPVASAGVNPFVLIVVLFILLIIVGAAWC; encoded by the coding sequence ATGGGCTATGGTTGTAATTACGGATGTGGATATGGATATGCTCCAGTTGCTTCAGCAGGAGTAAATCCTTTTGTGTTGATTGTTGTTTTATTTATTCTTCTTATCATTGTAGGAGCAGCTTGGTGCTAA
- a CDS encoding DUF3892 domain-containing protein, with the protein MDRFEEVFNQYKNKADQDEINAEISTDMKTNQEKIIAVRKNDDGDLIAFQTESGRQLDYMQVLSEARDGRLAHVDVFHKYGRDILRSEPDGDKSNNLDSLPEF; encoded by the coding sequence ATGGATCGTTTTGAAGAAGTGTTTAATCAATACAAAAATAAAGCAGATCAAGATGAAATTAATGCTGAAATATCAACTGATATGAAGACGAATCAAGAGAAAATCATTGCTGTAAGAAAAAACGATGATGGAGATTTAATCGCATTTCAAACAGAATCTGGTAGACAGTTAGACTATATGCAAGTACTTTCTGAGGCAAGAGATGGTAGGTTAGCACATGTTGATGTATTTCATAAATATGGGCGTGACATTCTTCGTAGTGAGCCGGATGGTGATAAAAGTAATAACTTAGATTCTTTACCGGAATTCTAA
- a CDS encoding molybdopterin-containing oxidoreductase family protein codes for MESYKNIENGIVPSVCSLDCPDQCGLLLHKKNGKITKIEGDPEHPVTKGAICNKVRHMGERIYDVKRLQSPLKRVGRKGEGQFEPITWKEAIDTIATKWKEIISDTGAESILPYSFYGNMGRINSEGMDRRFFNHLGASQLDRTICSVAGSNGYRYTMGGSYGTDPEDMTATKLFIMWGINAVSTNMHQMMIAQKARKNGAKIVVIDVHKNQTGKMADWFIPILPGTDGALALGIMHILYKENLVDRPFLEQYTIGSNELEEHVQQYEPQLVSSITGVPEEDIYSLAQMYGKTSPSMIRIGNGLQHHDNGGMIVRTISCLPALTGQWNVKGGGALKGNSAFLAFNTDALQRPDLLKQNTRTINMNSLGKELLELNTPIQSLFVYGTNPAVVAPDANKVRKGLEREDLFTVVHELFITETAMYADIVLPATSAFENIDFYTSYWHHYIHLHEPVIHPFGESKSNTDVFRMLAKAMEFDEPEFKDNDEELIKQSLIQTNNPSLKHVTYEKLKKKRYLKANRNSQLLDNLKTPSGKIELFSQQMKEEGYPPLPTYIPILQESDFPFLFVPGPNHNFLNSTFSHQDKHMKLEKTPKLFINSLDATRLGINDGDTVRIWNQRGECELTASVGEQVLPGVVVSQGLWSDLNGKNHLVNALTPDRIADMGGGAVFFSGRVKVEKM; via the coding sequence ATGGAGTCTTATAAAAACATAGAAAATGGGATCGTGCCTTCTGTTTGTTCACTTGATTGCCCTGATCAGTGCGGATTGCTTCTTCATAAGAAAAACGGTAAAATCACGAAAATTGAAGGAGATCCTGAACATCCGGTAACAAAAGGAGCTATTTGTAATAAAGTTCGCCATATGGGAGAGAGAATTTATGATGTGAAAAGACTTCAATCTCCTCTTAAACGGGTAGGGAGAAAAGGAGAAGGTCAATTCGAACCAATAACTTGGAAGGAAGCTATTGATACGATTGCGACTAAGTGGAAAGAAATCATTTCTGACACAGGAGCTGAATCCATTCTACCATACAGTTTTTACGGGAATATGGGAAGAATCAATTCAGAAGGAATGGATCGACGTTTTTTCAATCATCTTGGTGCAAGTCAGCTTGACAGAACGATATGTTCAGTAGCTGGTTCAAATGGATATCGTTATACAATGGGTGGCAGCTATGGAACTGATCCTGAAGACATGACAGCTACTAAGTTATTTATTATGTGGGGAATCAATGCAGTTAGTACGAACATGCACCAAATGATGATTGCCCAAAAAGCAAGAAAAAATGGTGCTAAAATCGTTGTGATTGATGTACATAAAAATCAAACGGGGAAAATGGCAGATTGGTTTATTCCTATATTACCAGGAACTGATGGAGCACTTGCACTAGGAATTATGCATATTCTTTATAAAGAAAATTTAGTGGATCGTCCTTTTTTAGAACAATATACGATTGGTTCTAATGAACTAGAGGAACATGTCCAACAATATGAACCACAACTTGTTTCAAGTATTACAGGAGTTCCTGAAGAAGATATTTATTCATTAGCCCAAATGTATGGGAAAACCTCTCCGTCGATGATCCGAATTGGAAATGGCCTGCAGCATCATGATAATGGTGGAATGATTGTTCGTACGATTTCGTGCTTACCTGCTTTAACAGGTCAATGGAATGTAAAAGGTGGAGGTGCACTTAAAGGAAATTCAGCATTTCTAGCTTTTAACACAGATGCATTACAACGACCTGATTTATTAAAGCAAAATACGAGAACGATTAATATGAATTCATTAGGAAAAGAACTTTTAGAATTGAATACTCCTATTCAATCTTTGTTTGTATACGGCACTAATCCAGCGGTGGTTGCACCAGATGCGAATAAGGTACGGAAGGGCTTAGAAAGAGAAGATTTGTTTACGGTAGTTCATGAGTTGTTTATAACAGAAACTGCAATGTATGCTGATATTGTTTTACCAGCAACTTCTGCCTTTGAGAACATTGATTTTTATACGTCCTATTGGCATCATTACATACATCTACATGAACCAGTCATCCATCCTTTTGGTGAAAGTAAATCGAATACAGATGTTTTTCGAATGCTTGCGAAAGCGATGGAATTTGATGAACCGGAATTTAAGGACAATGATGAGGAATTAATTAAGCAATCGTTAATTCAAACAAACAATCCCTCTTTAAAGCATGTAACCTATGAAAAGCTAAAGAAAAAAAGGTATTTAAAAGCAAATAGAAATAGTCAATTGTTAGATAACTTAAAAACACCTTCAGGAAAAATCGAATTATTTTCTCAGCAAATGAAGGAAGAAGGTTATCCACCTTTACCTACTTATATCCCGATTTTACAGGAAAGTGATTTTCCATTTTTATTCGTACCAGGACCAAATCATAATTTCTTAAACTCTACATTTTCTCATCAAGATAAGCATATGAAGCTTGAGAAAACACCAAAGCTTTTCATCAATTCTCTTGATGCAACAAGACTTGGTATAAATGATGGTGATACTGTCCGAATTTGGAATCAGCGAGGTGAGTGTGAATTAACTGCTTCAGTTGGTGAACAAGTTTTACCGGGTGTTGTTGTAAGCCAGGGGTTATGGTCTGATTTGAATGGTAAAAATCATTTAGTAAATGCGTTAACTCCAGATCGTATTGCTGATATGGGGGGAGGGGCTGTGTTCTTTTCAGGTCGTGTGAAAGTAGAAAAGATGTAG
- a CDS encoding histidine phosphatase family protein, whose protein sequence is MEITLIRHGRSQLDVERSITCYEFTDWVSQYNSVGVVEESFYPKEAVKKMNEASLVITSDLKRSIHSAHLLRTNVKIISSSLFREIELPLTSKPFPRIKLSSDTWAVLLRILWFSGFSTNCESYKDAKKRAELAANKIMKLTSEHKNVVLVGHGFFNRLIAKELQNKGWKPKTKITSKHWGASTFTNDV, encoded by the coding sequence ATGGAGATAACATTAATCAGGCATGGACGTTCTCAATTAGATGTAGAGAGAAGTATTACATGCTACGAATTTACTGATTGGGTCTCTCAATATAATTCAGTTGGTGTAGTTGAAGAATCTTTTTATCCAAAAGAAGCAGTAAAGAAAATGAACGAAGCAAGTCTTGTTATCACAAGTGATTTAAAAAGATCTATACATTCAGCACACTTGTTACGAACAAATGTAAAAATCATTTCAAGTAGTCTGTTTCGTGAAATAGAATTACCTTTAACATCCAAACCTTTTCCAAGAATAAAATTATCTTCAGACACATGGGCAGTTTTATTAAGGATTTTGTGGTTTAGTGGTTTTTCTACTAACTGTGAATCATATAAGGATGCTAAGAAACGAGCTGAATTAGCAGCAAATAAAATTATGAAACTTACATCTGAACATAAAAATGTTGTTTTAGTAGGACATGGCTTTTTTAATCGATTAATTGCCAAAGAGCTTCAAAACAAAGGCTGGAAACCAAAAACAAAGATAACCTCTAAGCATTGGGGTGCTTCCACTTTTACAAATGATGTTTAA